CGTCAACTTGGCGCCCATTGCAGTCTAGAGGCAATACCTCAAGCTCAGGCTACGGAAGAAGCAGGTGAATTTGACCTGGTTTTTGAGGTGTCTGGCTCTCCAGGTGCGCTGAACCTTGCCATTGATTTATGCGGCTTTGACAGCCGCATCGTGATCGGTTCCTGGTACGGTACCAAGCAAGCCACCCTGAATCTGGGAGGGCACTTCCATCGGCGGCGCATTCGCTTGCTCAGCAGTCAGGTGAGCACGATTGCACCTCATTTGAGTGGGCGGTGGAACAAGGAGCGGCGCTTTGGGGTCGCCTGGGAGATGATCAAACGGCTGAAACCGGCCCGCCTGATCACCCATCGCTTCGACCTGTCGCAAGCTGCCGAGGCTTATCAATTGCTGGCAGAGGAACGGGAAGAACCTGTCATCCAGGTGATCTTTCGATACCCTTAGAGGGTTCCCTAAAGTTTCAACCCCAATAAGCCACCGGTCTTATTTTTCTCCCCTCAGATATCGCTCTAAACGCGCTTTTACCTGCGGCCATTCCTCGACGATGATGCTGTAATAGACCGAGTGGCGGATCGTGCCATCTGGCAGGATGCGATGGTTACGGAAGACGCCTTCCTTGACTGCCCCAAGCCGTTCGATGGCTTGCTGAGAACGCACGTTGCGCAGATCGGTCTTGAACTGGACGCGGATACAACCCAACTCTTCGAAGGCGTGTCTGAGCAGCAGATACTTGCTTTCGGTGTTGACCGCCGTCCGCTGATAGGCTTTGCCGTACCATGTCCCCCCAATTTCCAGCCCCCGGTCGGCCGGGCGTATTTCAAGATAGCGTGTTGCCCCAATTGCCCGATTACTGGCAAGATGAATAACCGCAAAGGGCAAATCGGTGCCTTTCTCTTGCAGGGCAAGCATCGATTCCACCCAGCGACGCAGGTCTTCCGGCGTGCGCACCCAGCCGTAGAGCATATATCGCCAGATATCGTCGTCCAATCCCACTGCGCATAAATCGGCGACGTGAGCGAGAGACAACGGCTCAAGGCGCACCACATTTCCGATCAGGGTAACCGGTTTTAACTGCAAGGGCTGGCTCATGATTCGCTTTCCTTTGAGCAAGGGTTAATTTTATCCGAAAACGAGCGCAGGCAAATCAGTTATCTTTATCGCTTCATCCAACGCTGTCTGGCAACTTCTGAGTGACCTCTTTCAGGGGAGAAAAACATCCATGGCATCAGCAGGATGATCGTTCATCCGACTCATTCCTAAGGGTGAGGGAACTTATCTCCCTCACCCTGAAGGCAGAATGTCAGCCTTTGCCTCAATCCTTATCTTTGCTAGTGGTCGCCTGCCCGGGCGAAAGGCGCGCTCCATAGAGCAATTTGGAGGACGACAGATTTGAACCACGCCTGATGCATCTTCTCAACCACCTCAGGGCTATGCCCCTTTTTGGCTAGAAAAGACTTGATGGTAGCCGTTATGGGATAGATAAACGCAATCAGATAGCGCAAGGGGATATGCTCAACCGCCTGAACATTGTCAGTCTGGTTTTTCTTGCTTCGATGATGCCGTAGCCCGATTTCCTGTTGATAATCCAGCCAGGCCTGGTCGTAAGGACGCAGGCAGGTATCGAGAATCCACTGGCCAAAACGCTTGCGCACTGCTGCCAGGTAATCGCTTAGAGCCTTTCCTTGTCCATCGCTAAAGTAATAAACCAGATGGTCGTGAGAACCGACAAAGCCATACCAGAGGTCTAGAACCTCATCAATCTGATCTCTTAAGACTTCTCCGGCCAGTTGCAGATATTTTTGATCCTCTTCGGTGAACAGAACCGCCTTTTTGAGATTCTCAAACTCTGCCAGAGAAATAGGAGACTTGGCGAGCTTCTCGCTCCCATACGTGTATCCTGGAATTTCGCTCATCACAACCTCCTTGCTTTACCGCTAAAGATTTGAATTGAGTGAATAGCCTGCTTGTTTTAGAATCTGGACGAGTTCTCCGTCAGTGGGTTCGGTCAGGATGATTTTCATTTTCCCCTCCCCGATCACCACGGTGGGAGTGCTCCGATAGCCGCGGTTGATAAAAATCACAAAATGTTCTGCCTGTTTATCATCATCAATGTTAATTTCCGAAAATGGGATCCCATGCTTCAACAGGAAACGGCGCGTCTGTTCGGTGTCTTCGCAATTGGTAGAACCATAGAGGGTGATCGGAGAGAGCATTTTCCTCACCTCCTTTCTGCTTGGGGCTGAAAGTCAGGACAATCGAAATATGTATCTGCTTCCGCCAGTGGAGCATCAATAAATGTGCAGTGGTGTGGGCGGGCAGGGTCTTCTGGATGGGCATTGCGACGAAAGAACTGGCAATGCCAGCACATATCGTATAGCTCAATATGT
This genomic interval from Anaerolineae bacterium contains the following:
- a CDS encoding protoglobin, producing MSEIPGYTYGSEKLAKSPISLAEFENLKKAVLFTEEDQKYLQLAGEVLRDQIDEVLDLWYGFVGSHDHLVYYFSDGQGKALSDYLAAVRKRFGQWILDTCLRPYDQAWLDYQQEIGLRHHRSKKNQTDNVQAVEHIPLRYLIAFIYPITATIKSFLAKKGHSPEVVEKMHQAWFKSVVLQIALWSAPFARAGDH
- a CDS encoding glutaredoxin gives rise to the protein MLSPITLYGSTNCEDTEQTRRFLLKHGIPFSEINIDDDKQAEHFVIFINRGYRSTPTVVIGEGKMKIILTEPTDGELVQILKQAGYSLNSNL